The genomic interval tttctagtcAGAATAACTAGTCAAAAgtatttgtaaaattaaatagttagcACACCTGTGCAAAGCTTTGCCGTAAAGCAAGAAGCTTTCCTTCTTCACTTCCAGCAAAAATCAGCTTTTGCTTTATCAATTCTGAAGCGGAATTCCTACCCACATTCAACAATATTTATGAGTAACTTGCAGTACAGAATTTGATGATAgaataaattttaatgaaataacTCACTTTCGGCCCACTATGACTCTGACTGCATCATGCATTATTGACCGTGCAAGTTCTTCAACAGAGTCAGGCAAGGTAGCACTGAACAAAGAACGGATTATAGAAGGATTTGAACAAGCTTTAACGACGGAATCAATTTGCTCTACGAAACCAAGCTCAAATAGCTTATCAGATTCATCCAAGACGAGGTATTCCACCCTGTACAAATATCACCCTCATTATCCATCTATAGAAATATAATCAATGTCAACAGGATAGCATATATTTTGCATTTAAACTTATTAGAAAAGACCCTAGCCAATAAAAGCCCAATGGTAGTCCTATCCATCAAAGATGTGGCTATTGAGAAGGTGTTCCAAACTTTCACATAGACCTAGTCTTGTCAGATTCCGGACCAACCAGACAAGGATGTGCACATCTTAGGGGTCTAGGTTGCTTTGAAATCTGGGGCACCAAATTCATTAGAATCCAAACTTGAGCCAGAAACAGATGTAAAAGATCACGAAAAGGTTGAAATAGCTCCTTcaaattcatttcttcacataaAGATTATACAATCAAAACAGTCAAACTCTCAAGGACTCAATCAATATTTTTCGGTAATAATATAACTTGATTATAAAGAGTTATGAAGCTTTAGAGGAGTCAAAATACAAAAgactaaaaaggaaaaatgttacaaaatccaaaacaaattcaaagattaattaaaagataatgcttttttttaattttaatatcaaattaatttgttatcttaaaactCTTGTTATGGAAAGAAATCttctttaacataatttaatctttttgtgattattctattaatttttaaatctgaactatttttgaaataactaatgttttttttaaatatatataggtttgctTAATACTTGAAAATGTCTTCTAAGCTCAAAACAGGATCTCAAACTAAGAAAATGTCTTCCAaactagtttatatttaattcatgacttagaatttttatttttttattttttatataatcatgttatatatatatatatatatatgactttgaAATGTTGAACCGAATCTTACGATTCGATTCGATTCACGATACTCGATtcacaaatttagaatttcgATTCACGATTCGAATCTCGATTTGACTACCTTGCTTCTAATGATTACAACCACAAGACTAACTTGTATACCCTTGCTAAATTATGCTCGTGAAAATGTCCCCATGTACAGGCAAAGCCTCAAAGGTAATTAGAACTGGAATCTGCATGTTGGACTGGAGGCTCAAAGTTATATTATATGCAGTGGTCCAACCCTTCAAATTGCATGTTCATGCTCTTTTTTACATGCCCACACATCTCTAGCCCTTCATCTGTCATCTTCATTCCCAGTAGAACCATCAAAAATCTCACGAAGCCATAGTTTCCAAGTAAAAATTTTCATACCTGTCAGACCATGTTGCCTAAATTGATAATactgatattttaatttttaccaaaattaaataattaagaaaataccGGCAATGATATGAAAACATGGGCAATGCAAAAATAACTACTCAGGACACTGACAGATTATATTTGAACAAATGCAAAATAATGACCATATGTCAtgaaaaacaatttcaaaactATTGACAGAAACAAGCTGACTATAAGTCCAGCTTACATGTAAGCAAGAGACAAAAAGCCAgagtttcaaaagttcttttgaatttagaaaaaaaaaacacatgatttCTAGAGCCTAAAACCCTGTTAAGATATAGACCTTGAGTACATACCTAGTTAGGTCAAGCTTTCTTTTGCGCATAGCAAAATCTAGACGAAGCGGAGTTGAAACAAGAATAGTACAAGGCATTTTCTTAAAATCACCAGTCCTTGCAAGTTCCTTGGTCAtcaatttaacataaaattttcTTCCTTTAGTGAGTTTTTTGCACTCTCTAGTAGTTTGTGCAGCTAATTCTCTCGTTGGGCACATGACAACAGCTTTTATGCCATCTCCAGATCCTGGCTAATCATAGGGAAAGAATCAATCATAAAAATGACTAGGAAAATTCTTGAAGAGGGGATAAAACATCAATTCTACCTTAATCTTCATCAGAATTGGGCATAGAAAAGCCAATGTCTTGCCAGAGCCTGTTGGTGCACAAGCAAAGCACTCCCTTCCCTCCATACCCAagttcaaaacaacaaaaagaaatttctaaaataaaacctTCATAACAAAAATGTACAAACAAATCAATGTCAAGACACATACTGAAAGTAGTATTGGAATAGCCTGTCTTTGGATCGGTGTAGGTTCTTTAAACCCTAGTTCTGATAAATTACGCAACAAGAATGGTTTACAGCCATACCTGCCACatgattaacaaaaattttgagtCACAAGTAAAGGAGACACCAAAGAGAAACCACAACATGCTTCAAGTATAAGAAGACAATGATGGCAAAACCACATTTTTAAGGAAAAAGCAGTTCATATCATTAATGGAAAGACCTGAAACTCAGTTCTTCAAAACTCTGAAGTGGAGCTGGAACATTATGCCCAGAAATATGAATTCCATGCTTCTTTCGCAGAAGAGCAGCTTGCTGAAatcatcaagaaaaaattatcaaaaaccaAAGCAAAAAAACCCTTgatgagaacaaaaaaaaaggagaatatatacataaaaaaggGCAACAACCTCAATCTGCTTTTCCACTTCTTTCTTCTGCTTTGAAAAATCAACTTCCACAATATGCACTGGTTCTGAGGCCTTGAAAACACTGAAGCTCTCCACAGCCTCTgatgaaaaacaacaacaataagaaacTAATAAACATATCTAACAAAgaaccaaaaaagaaacaaatttttgataattacaACATATTAACCAGCAAAAATTACCAAAAGTTTTagcttttctcttcttcttcctcccattctcaattcctgcagattcaatTGGTTGTGATTCGGTTTCAATTTGGATATCTTGCTCCGCCTCTTTCTCCTGAACAAGAAAAAATATTCagaaaaatacttaaaaaaccaaaaaaaaaaaatcgaaaaagaaagagaagagtaCCTTGAATCTCTCAATATCGCTTGCGAATCGCTTCCGATCGAAGTGAATGCCCCCAAAAAGCATCGATGAAGCCCTGTCCATCGCAGTGGATGTCTTCCCAgaactctagggttttggaaaccattttatataatatcaaattaaaatttcatctaAAATCAAAATTGCAAAATTATCTTAAAGCCCCCCGCTGAAGCATATTTAAGAATACATCcttatcatattaaaaaaatattttcgcTTTTATATCCTCTATTAATTATGATTGAACCCTCAATAAAACTAAATGAGGTGTACGCCTTTTTAAAAATTCCCCTTCagcccctaaaccctaaacataccaatttttaatgtatacaCCATGttataaatagaatttttataataaaattttattataaaaaatattcttttatacttgcatacccatatatatatatatatatataaaatatgtatacgATGCCCATTCTTCTACGAACTTACGTGGAATTCTTTTCTATGGGCGTCCGTGTCTCAATTGTTCATGCAACATTCCAATAAATAATAGTAAGAGAGATATATAGTATGATAAATAGTTGCATGGTACAAAATAGAATATACAATACTTTCATCAAAATTGTCCGATCATTGTGGCAATAGTGCTCCATCTCagatagagatttttttttttaaattaaccaaacaaccaagtacaaccctcggtaaatattttcttctattttctttctcattcttttcattctctgCGAACactctaaatttaaaaaaaaaacatattcactatatatatatatatcctaaaaaaatatttatttgtataccATGAACATTTGTTGTTCACTTACtattataactaaaaattatttaaaaatttttgtaaaagtTTTAAGTTCTCCTTCAATCACAGGCACATGAGGCAAATAAAAAGTGTTGCATAAAATAATGCTTTCACctcttttgataaaatattttgtaatatatagtgccttttatttttaatataaaactccattttttttttgctaacaTCAATTACATATCcttctaattttaataaaaaccattatttatatattaaaagcaattatatattctaatatctaattatatacattataaaaaattattttatatgaacAAATTcgtaaaaagttattttatccCAAATTACAATGTGAAATAATGGCaaataatttcactattttcACGGGGTAATAAGTAAACTctctcataaaaattaaaaaataagatttatttttagcATGCAAAGCTCAAGCAAGAGGGTAAAGAGACTTAGAGAAACAAAgggaaaaataatttctttaaaaaaatgaactaaattaaaaaatataaaaagatttaaaaataaaaatttttaaaatataaaaaaatgtttaggGTATTAAACAATTCAAAAGGAACTTTTTGAGTATATTGAATTAGGGAGGGATCTATATGTAAGTCTCAGAATTTAGG from Dioscorea cayenensis subsp. rotundata cultivar TDr96_F1 unplaced genomic scaffold, TDr96_F1_v2_PseudoChromosome.rev07_lg8_w22 25.fasta BLBR01000612.1, whole genome shotgun sequence carries:
- the LOC120254751 gene encoding DEAD-box ATP-dependent RNA helicase 57 yields the protein MDRASSMLFGGIHFDRKRFASDIERFKEKEAEQDIQIETESQPIESAGIENGRKKKRKAKTFEAVESFSVFKASEPVHIVEVDFSKQKKEVEKQIEQAALLRKKHGIHISGHNVPAPLQSFEELSFRYGCKPFLLRNLSELGFKEPTPIQRQAIPILLSGRECFACAPTGSGKTLAFLCPILMKIKPGSGDGIKAVVMCPTRELAAQTTRECKKLTKGRKFYVKLMTKELARTGDFKKMPCTILVSTPLRLDFAMRKRKLDLTRVEYLVLDESDKLFELGFVEQIDSVVKACSNPSIIRSLFSATLPDSVEELARSIMHDAVRVIVGRKNSASELIKQKLIFAGSEEGKLLALRQSFAQSLNPPVLVFVQSKERAKELYKELAFDDIKADVIHADLSQEQRENAVDNFRAGKTWVLIATDVISRGMDFKGVNCVMNYDFPESAAAYIHRIGRSGRAGRHGEAITLYTEEDKPFLRNIANVMVASGCEVPSWILSLPKLRRKKHRPQRDSISTAPDDNEE